One window of the Chryseobacterium camelliae genome contains the following:
- the metG gene encoding methionine--tRNA ligase: MSNRKMITAALPYANGPVHIGHLAGVYIPADVYARFQRRSGKEVAFICGSDEHGIPITIRAKKEGVTPQDIVDKYHEIIKKSFSDLGISFDEYSRTTSQKHYETSQEFFKVLYEKGKFTEEVSEQYFDEQAGEFLADRYIVGTCPNCGNENAYGDQCEKCGSTLSPSELINPKSMLSGNVPILKETKNWYLPLNEYETFLNEWIIEGHKDDWKPNVYGQVKSWLNDGLKPRAMTRDLNWGVPVPLPGAEGKVLYVWFDAPIGYISFTKEWAEKNGKDWKDYWQSEESDLVHFIGKDNIVFHCIIFPSMMKAHGDFIMPDNVPAFEFLNLENDKISTSRNWAVWAHEYVDDFPGQQDVLRYALLSSAPETKDNNFTWKDFQTKNNSELVGIFGNFINRVAVLMHKYYDGVIPQGDVHAPELKEINRSAKEISEFLNRYEFRNALSALMNLARFGNQYLQTEEPWKTIKDNPEKAAHSLFVGAQIAVALAQLCEPFMPFSSGKLLNMFNVEKMDWNDVETKQVLIETGHQINEASLLFSKIEDDVIEAQIQKLENTKQNNKKTNPNANPMKEEITFDDFTKIDLRTATIMEAEKVEKADKLLKLKVDTGVDVRTVVSGIAESFTPEELIGKQVMILLNLAPRKIRGIESQGMLLLTTKPDGKLSFVTPDDSTVENGIEIG, from the coding sequence ATGTCGAACAGAAAAATGATTACGGCTGCGTTGCCTTATGCCAACGGACCGGTTCATATAGGACACCTGGCAGGAGTATATATTCCCGCAGATGTTTACGCAAGATTTCAGAGAAGATCAGGAAAGGAAGTCGCTTTTATATGCGGTTCGGATGAGCATGGGATCCCCATCACCATCAGAGCTAAAAAAGAGGGCGTAACGCCTCAGGATATCGTGGACAAGTATCATGAAATCATTAAAAAATCATTTTCGGATTTAGGAATTTCATTTGATGAATATTCCAGGACTACATCTCAGAAACATTACGAAACCAGCCAGGAATTCTTTAAGGTATTGTATGAAAAAGGGAAATTCACAGAAGAAGTTTCCGAGCAGTATTTTGATGAGCAGGCCGGAGAATTCCTGGCCGACCGTTATATTGTAGGGACCTGCCCTAATTGCGGCAATGAGAACGCCTATGGCGATCAGTGCGAAAAATGCGGTTCTACCCTGTCGCCTTCCGAGCTCATCAACCCAAAATCCATGCTCAGCGGAAATGTACCCATCCTTAAGGAAACGAAAAACTGGTACCTGCCATTGAATGAATACGAAACCTTCTTAAATGAATGGATCATCGAAGGCCATAAAGATGACTGGAAGCCTAATGTGTACGGACAGGTAAAGTCCTGGCTGAACGACGGCCTGAAACCTAGGGCTATGACCCGTGACCTCAACTGGGGCGTTCCGGTTCCGCTACCGGGTGCAGAAGGGAAAGTGCTGTACGTATGGTTTGATGCTCCTATCGGGTATATTTCCTTTACCAAAGAGTGGGCAGAGAAAAACGGAAAAGACTGGAAAGACTACTGGCAAAGCGAGGAAAGCGACCTGGTCCATTTCATCGGAAAGGATAATATTGTTTTTCACTGCATTATTTTCCCATCGATGATGAAGGCACACGGTGATTTCATTATGCCCGACAATGTTCCGGCTTTCGAATTCCTGAACCTTGAGAACGACAAGATTTCCACCTCCAGAAACTGGGCGGTGTGGGCACATGAATATGTAGATGATTTTCCGGGACAGCAGGATGTGCTGAGATATGCGCTTCTGTCTTCTGCTCCGGAGACCAAGGACAATAATTTCACCTGGAAGGATTTCCAGACAAAGAATAATTCTGAGCTGGTTGGAATTTTCGGGAACTTCATCAACCGGGTTGCCGTTCTGATGCACAAATATTATGATGGTGTTATTCCACAGGGTGATGTCCATGCTCCTGAACTAAAGGAAATCAACAGATCAGCCAAAGAAATTTCAGAATTCCTGAACCGTTATGAGTTCCGGAATGCATTGTCTGCCCTGATGAACCTTGCGCGTTTCGGGAACCAGTATCTTCAGACGGAAGAGCCCTGGAAGACCATCAAGGATAACCCTGAAAAGGCTGCACATTCCTTATTTGTAGGAGCTCAGATTGCTGTAGCACTGGCTCAGCTTTGTGAACCATTCATGCCTTTCAGTTCAGGTAAACTTCTCAATATGTTCAATGTTGAAAAAATGGACTGGAATGATGTGGAAACAAAGCAGGTTCTAATAGAAACCGGACATCAGATCAACGAAGCTTCTCTTCTGTTTTCCAAAATTGAAGACGACGTTATCGAAGCTCAGATCCAGAAGCTGGAAAATACAAAGCAAAACAATAAAAAAACCAATCCTAACGCGAATCCTATGAAAGAAGAAATCACTTTTGATGATTTTACGAAAATCGACCTGAGAACGGCAACCATCATGGAAGCTGAAAAAGTAGAAAAAGCAGACAAACTTCTGAAGCTGAAAGTGGATACCGGAGTAGATGTAAGAACCGTGGTTTCAGGGATTGCTGAAAGCTTTACCCCCGAGGAACTGATTGGCAAGCAGGTGATGATCCTACTGAACCTGGCTCCGAGAAAAATCAGGGGTATCGAATCGCAGGGAATGTTATTATTGACGACCAAGCCGGATGGTAAACTGTCTTTCGTGACGCCGGACGACAGCACTGTTGAGAATGGTATTGAAATCGGATAA